A region of Nocardioides alkalitolerans DNA encodes the following proteins:
- a CDS encoding ribosomal protein L7/L12, which produces MPTSRQQQSDPSDEPGGLRGWWRRVTRPWPEAAFTEIGTHAVVLDAVGERPVAVIREVRRVTGWDLVRAKHAVDAAPVQAPAGTTTQGVVLVAGLSAASAAAACEALTGAGATARIAEGW; this is translated from the coding sequence ATGCCGACGTCCCGCCAGCAGCAGTCCGACCCGTCCGACGAGCCCGGCGGCCTGCGCGGTTGGTGGCGTCGGGTCACGCGGCCGTGGCCCGAGGCGGCGTTCACGGAGATCGGCACCCACGCGGTCGTGCTCGACGCGGTGGGGGAGCGGCCGGTGGCGGTGATCCGGGAGGTACGGCGCGTGACCGGCTGGGACCTGGTGCGCGCGAAGCACGCGGTCGACGCCGCGCCGGTCCAGGCTCCTGCGGGCACCACCACGCAGGGCGTCGTGCTCGTCGCCGGGCTCTCGGCGGCCAGTGCGGCGGCCGCGTGCGAGGCGCTCACGGGAGCCGGGGCGACCGCGCGCATCGCCGAGGGATGGTGA
- a CDS encoding oxygenase MpaB family protein, with protein MALPVVSTARQRLGEALFARVAGPDGPRLRERIHGTPGPRRFGLDDPIARVHGDASMFVGGIRALMLQALHPAAMAGVAEHSDYRTDMWGRLNRTATFIAATTFATDDHADAAIAAVRRIHERVVGTLPDGTPYSASDPHLLRWVHVAEIDSFLTAHQRYGARPLSPAETDTYVAQTAHVAEALGARDVPCTKAELDDVLAAYRPELRGTPEAREAIRYLLLKPPLPLLARAPYGTLTAAAVGLMPAWTRVPLRLPWLPVVEGTVVRALGQVSTSTIRWAMSVDRAEADRLRAGVISA; from the coding sequence ATGGCTCTGCCCGTGGTCAGCACCGCTCGCCAGCGGCTCGGCGAGGCGCTCTTCGCCCGCGTCGCCGGCCCGGACGGCCCGCGCCTGCGGGAGCGGATCCACGGCACCCCGGGCCCGCGCCGGTTCGGCCTGGACGACCCGATCGCGCGCGTGCACGGGGACGCGTCGATGTTCGTCGGCGGCATCCGGGCCCTGATGCTGCAGGCGCTGCACCCGGCGGCGATGGCCGGGGTCGCGGAGCACTCCGACTACCGCACCGACATGTGGGGCCGGCTCAACCGCACGGCGACCTTCATCGCCGCGACCACCTTCGCGACCGACGACCACGCCGACGCGGCGATCGCCGCGGTGCGCCGCATCCACGAGCGCGTGGTCGGCACGCTGCCGGACGGCACGCCGTACTCCGCCTCCGACCCCCACCTCCTCCGCTGGGTCCACGTGGCGGAGATCGACAGCTTCCTCACGGCGCACCAGCGGTACGGCGCGCGGCCCCTCTCCCCCGCCGAGACCGACACGTACGTCGCGCAGACGGCCCACGTCGCGGAGGCGCTGGGCGCGCGCGACGTGCCGTGCACCAAGGCGGAGCTCGACGACGTGCTCGCTGCGTACCGGCCCGAGCTGAGGGGCACGCCCGAGGCCCGCGAGGCGATCCGCTACCTGCTGCTGAAGCCGCCGCTGCCGCTGCTCGCGCGGGCGCCGTACGGCACGCTGACGGCCGCCGCGGTCGGCCTGATGCCGGCGTGGACGCGGGTGCCGCTGCGGCTGCCGTGGCTGCCCGTCGTCGAGGGCACGGTCGTGCGGGCCCTCGGGCAGGTGTCGACCTCGACGATCCGCTGGGCGATGTCGGTGGACCGCGCGGAGGCCGACCGGCTCCGCGCTGGGGTGATCTCCGCCTGA
- a CDS encoding RtcB family protein, producing the protein MDTITPTLLSWASILEDSTREQARTTATMPFVFPHVALMPDAHLGLGATVGSVIPTLGAIMPAAVGVDIGCGMIAVRTTYVRDDLPADRRPLREAIERAVPLSAGAANRSIEREHTRARLQELTELAEQAGFEPGDHAARWELQLGTLGSGNHFIEVTVDEEDRVWLFLHSGSRGVGNRIAQAHIKVAQQLAEQWWIPLPHKDLAYLVEGTDEFDAYVAQMRWAQHYALLNREEMMDRVAAEFAAWVGATGNVERVEEINCHHNYTEQERHFGRQVWLSRKGAINAEEGRPGLIPGSMGTASYVVTGRGNRVALNSAPHGAGREYSRAAARRTFTREQLREAMAGIEYRDTDAFLDEIPAAYKPIDRVMADAADLVEVRHVLRQVVNVKGD; encoded by the coding sequence ATGGACACGATCACCCCGACGCTCCTCAGCTGGGCGTCGATCCTCGAGGACTCCACCCGCGAGCAGGCCCGCACGACGGCCACGATGCCGTTCGTCTTCCCGCACGTCGCCCTGATGCCGGACGCCCACCTGGGTCTCGGCGCCACGGTCGGCTCCGTCATCCCGACGCTGGGCGCGATCATGCCGGCGGCGGTGGGGGTCGACATCGGCTGCGGCATGATCGCGGTCCGCACGACGTACGTGCGGGACGACCTGCCGGCCGACCGGCGCCCGCTGCGGGAGGCGATCGAGCGCGCCGTACCGCTCTCGGCCGGCGCCGCCAACCGCAGCATCGAGCGGGAGCACACGCGAGCGCGACTGCAGGAGCTCACCGAGCTGGCGGAGCAGGCGGGGTTCGAGCCGGGCGACCACGCGGCGCGCTGGGAGCTGCAGCTGGGGACGCTGGGTTCGGGCAACCACTTCATCGAGGTGACGGTCGACGAGGAGGACCGGGTGTGGCTGTTCCTGCACTCGGGCTCGCGGGGTGTCGGCAACCGGATCGCGCAGGCGCACATCAAGGTCGCGCAGCAGCTGGCCGAGCAGTGGTGGATCCCGCTCCCCCACAAGGACCTCGCCTACCTCGTGGAGGGCACGGACGAGTTCGACGCGTACGTCGCGCAGATGCGCTGGGCGCAGCACTACGCGCTGCTCAACCGCGAGGAGATGATGGACCGGGTCGCGGCCGAGTTCGCTGCCTGGGTCGGGGCGACCGGCAACGTGGAGCGGGTGGAGGAGATCAACTGCCACCACAACTACACGGAGCAGGAGCGCCACTTCGGTCGGCAGGTCTGGCTCTCGCGGAAGGGCGCGATCAACGCCGAGGAGGGCCGGCCGGGCCTCATCCCGGGGTCGATGGGCACGGCGTCGTACGTGGTGACGGGCCGCGGGAACCGGGTGGCGCTGAACTCGGCGCCGCACGGCGCGGGGCGGGAGTACTCGCGGGCGGCGGCCCGGCGCACCTTCACCCGTGAGCAGCTGCGGGAGGCGATGGCGGGGATCGAGTACCGCGACACCGACGCGTTCCTCGACGAGATCCCCGCGGCGTACAAGCCGATCGACCGGGTGATGGCGGACGCCGCCGACCTGGTCGAGGTGCGGCACGTGCTGCGCCAGGTGGTGAACGTCAAGGGCGACTGA
- a CDS encoding prolyl oligopeptidase family serine peptidase, whose product MTRLGRVAATGALLLVGAACSSGSPDGERDDTADPASPTSSAAGAADDDATASADVPEPTVEPSPPPTSGPAELARWFDAEFTGGDLQVGAVRESTGGYTSYDASYRSEGFLVTGVLNVPAGEGPFPAVVLAHGYIDPAVYVSGQGMTRERGRLAEAGYVAFHVDYRNHAGSDDDPALDETQRFGYAVDVINAVTALRDSADVPVDDDRVSLFGRSMGGGAVLEALEMAPGHAQAAVIYASVASDAADNQRQFSDGGGFWDDLAARVGTPEENPAYYAAASTGPHVDRITEPVLIVHGTADDTCPPAWAEETHGLLLEAGADVRLDWYEGEGHAFGPQFDASMDSIATFLEQAPA is encoded by the coding sequence ATGACGCGCCTGGGCCGGGTGGCCGCCACCGGAGCGCTCCTCCTCGTGGGGGCGGCGTGCTCGTCGGGCTCCCCCGACGGGGAGCGGGACGACACCGCCGACCCGGCGTCCCCGACCTCGAGCGCCGCCGGGGCTGCCGACGACGACGCGACCGCCAGCGCCGACGTACCGGAGCCAACGGTGGAGCCCTCGCCGCCCCCGACGTCGGGACCCGCGGAGCTCGCGCGCTGGTTCGACGCCGAGTTCACCGGCGGCGACCTGCAGGTCGGGGCGGTGCGGGAGTCGACGGGCGGCTACACCTCGTACGACGCGAGCTACCGCAGCGAGGGGTTCCTCGTCACCGGCGTGCTCAACGTCCCGGCGGGCGAGGGTCCGTTCCCCGCGGTCGTGCTCGCCCACGGCTACATCGACCCGGCGGTCTACGTGTCGGGCCAGGGCATGACGCGGGAGCGCGGGCGGCTCGCGGAGGCGGGGTACGTCGCGTTCCACGTCGACTACCGCAACCACGCCGGCTCCGACGACGACCCGGCGCTCGACGAGACGCAGAGGTTCGGCTACGCGGTGGACGTCATCAACGCCGTCACGGCGCTCCGCGACAGCGCCGACGTGCCCGTCGACGACGACCGGGTGTCGTTGTTCGGGCGTTCGATGGGCGGTGGCGCCGTGCTCGAGGCGCTCGAGATGGCGCCCGGCCACGCCCAGGCCGCGGTCATCTACGCCTCCGTCGCCAGCGACGCCGCCGACAACCAGCGGCAGTTCAGCGACGGCGGCGGCTTCTGGGACGACCTCGCGGCCCGGGTCGGCACGCCCGAGGAGAACCCGGCCTACTACGCGGCGGCCTCGACGGGGCCGCACGTCGACCGGATCACCGAGCCCGTCCTCATCGTGCACGGCACCGCCGACGACACCTGCCCGCCCGCCTGGGCCGAGGAGACCCACGGCCTCCTGCTCGAGGCCGGGGCCGACGTGCGCCTCGACTGGTACGAGGGCGAGGGCCACGCCTTCGGCCCCCAGTTCGACGCGTCGATGGACAGCATCGCGACGTTCCTGGAGCAGGCGCCGGCCTGA